AAGGTGATATCTCACCAGCCCCGCAACCATCCCCGGCCGATCCCAAAGGCCACCCAGGGCCAAGAACCAGTGCAGACTCCGGCGGTAAATCCAAAAAAGCATAGGCACCACCAGAATGGTCAACAGGCGGTAAAGCTCCGTCACCGCCTGACTGGCTGCGGTGGTACCGGCCCACCACCAGACCAGGATCAGTAAAGCCACAAGCACCGCATCGACCAGCCGAAAACGCTGGAACCGTAGGGGGAGCCACCGGGTAAGCAGCACATACAAAGCTCCGGTGCCCAACAAAACAAGGAACAACCCCATAAGATCCCGCGGAAAAAACACCGTCTTCCCAAAAGACCCGATATACTTCAACACCACCAGCACCGGCCCCACGGGCAACGCGGCCAGGGCACCCAATAGGCAGGCCAAAGGCAGGGGTAGGGCAGAGCTCAACCCCCCACAACAGGTACTTTCCAGTTGGGGATCTCGGACACAGCGCAGGGCCAAATCCAGCGACCCGCGGACTTTACGAAACCACACCGTACCACCCCCGGGGGTGCATAAATTTCTTCTTAAGGAAACATCTTCTCCCCGGTTACCCTCAACTCCTGCCCCCGGCCCAGGAGGAATTTCCCCCGCCCCAGCGAAAGATAAGTAGATATGTAATAATATACGACAAATTAACCGACGGTGAGGTAACAACCCATGTCTCCAGTTTCCCTAAAGGACTTAGCTATGTTTTACTTCCCCCTGTGTTCCACCAGTTTGCTGTTTTACCTGATCCAGACCCTCCTCCATGGGGGATTGGCCCGCACCCCGGATTTCCCCCTCTCCCTCAGCGCCTTCGCCCTGGCCCGTAGCCTCACCCTCATGATCTGCGCCTACGTCTTTACCATCCCCCAGACCATTACCGCCCTGGCCAAGGACGCGGTCACCTTCCAGCGGGTCTGCCGCCATTTCCAACACCTCACCCTCCTCACCGGAGGGTTACTCGCCTTCCTGGGCTGGACCCCCCTGGGTCCCTGGGTCTTTACCCGCCTTATGGGGGCCACGGGCCCTTTGCTCATCAAAAGTCAGCAGGCGATCCGGCTCCTGGTCCTGTTGCCCTTGGTAATGACCCTCCACCAAAGGGAAGTAGGGCTCCTCATCAGAGCGAAGAAGACTCACCCGATTCTCGTCGGCGCCCTGATCCAACTGGTCACCGTCGGCCTGTTAGTCTTCGGCCTCGGTGCCACCGGTCTGCCCGGGGGTGTGGTGGGATCCCTAGCCTATGTGGGCTCCTTTGGGGCCAACTACTTATTTTTGCGCCAGGTGCCCAAGGCCCCGTGGCCAAAGGAAGATTCAGCAGAATCCCTGGCCCTGACCGCCATTAGGAACTTTTCCCTACCGTTGATCCTCACCGCCTTTGTGGGCATGGTCTTTCCACCGCTGGTCAATGCCGCGCTTACCCGTTCTCACAATCCCAATTTGTTTCTCCCGGCCTTTGAAATTGGCTTCCACTATGGTATGCTACTGGTTGGTCCGCTTTTTCAGCTGCACCAGTGCGGTTTGAATTTCACCGCTAAGGCAAACCGGCGGCAGGTTACAAGATTCACACCCCTGGTGAGCGGCGGCAGTGTTTTGGGTTTGTTACTTGCAGGGTTTACCCCCGTAGGACGTTGGGTCTTCCTGCGTCTTTTGGCCGTGGATTTACCGGTAACCCAGGAGGCCATTAGGGTAGTACAGGTCATGGCGATCCTGCCCGTACTTGCCGGTGCGAGGGAGTATCGGTGGGGCCTTTTCATGGGAACAGGGCAAGCAGCCTACATCGGCCGGGGAAAGGCCCTGAATCTGGGGATAACCTTGGCGGGTGTGGTGATAGGTATCCGGTGGTTTCCCTGGCCCTCCGCGGTCAGTGCTTTGTGGCTGTTGGTCCTGGCGGAGGTGGTGGAGTACGGCTATCTTCGTTCCCGCCCGGTGATACAGTGCGTAACCCAAGACCACCACTGTCCTTAAGTCTAAAACTTCCCAGCACCAGGACCGTCCTGGGGGGGAGTCTGTGCCCAAACTTCGAGAAATTATGCACGAATTGCCTTGACATTGCCCTAGGCATGTGTTATTGTTGACTCGGGAAAAGTTTCACGAGTCTTGGGCTGGGGAGTGGGTGCCGTGATTACCATCGAAGTTTGCGTCGGTAGCTCCTGTTACTTGAAAGGGGCCCACCAGATTGTCCAATACCTCCAGGAGGCCCTGCAAGAAGCGGACATCACCGACGCGGTGGAACTGCGTTGCGTCTTCTGTCTTGGTCAATGCCAGAACGGTCCCAATCTGTTGGTGGATGGTAAACTGTTAAGCGGCATCACACCGGAAAAGGCCAAGGAACTGATTCACCAGGTCATCCTGCCGCAGGTGAGGGGAGAGTAATGGGGATCATCACCACAAACATTGCACATTGCAAAGACTGCTATAAATGCGTTCGCCGGTGCCCGGTAAAGGCTATTCGGGTGATCGATGGCCATGCCCAGGTCTGGGATGAACTATGTGTACATGATGGATCCTGCATAAATGTGTGCCCCCAGGGGGCCAAGAAGGTCGAGTCCCACCTGGAGTTGGTGCAGGAGCTCCTAAGGGGACAAGCACCGGTCATCGCCAGCATTGCTCCTTCCTTCACCGCGGTATGGCCTAGGCAGGCCAAGGCCTTGCCTGAAATACTCACCCAATTAGGGTTTACCGCCGTTCAGGAGACAGCAGTGGCGGCGGAAGTCGTGGCCCAGGCACATCGACGGGAGCTTTTGGACCGCAAGGCTAAGGGCGGACCACTTCCCGTCATCACCAGCAGCTGTCCGGCCGTGGTAGAGCTGATTGAAAAACATTTTCCTGAGAGTGTAGAACTGATTGCCAAAGTAGTATCCCCGATGATCCTCCACGGGTATATGCTGAAAGAACAATACGGGCCGGACAGCCGCGTGGTTTTCATCGGGCCCTGCGTGGCCAAGAAGGCGGAAATGCACATTGAAGAACACCGGGGAAGCATTGATGCGGTGCTCACTTTCACAGAACTGGAAGAGCTTTGCCAGGGCGCATCCTTGGACCTCTCTGGCACTGCCGGGGATTTTTCCCCGCCCCACCCAAACCTAGCCCGACTTTTCCCCTTAGAAGGTGGGTTAATCCGGACTGCTGGGCTGGATCCCTGTATGCTGGCCGGAGGCCTGCGGGCCATCAGCGGCATCCAAGAGTGCATTGAGTTCTTAACGGAGCTTCGGCAGGAGCGACCCGCAAACCTAGAGATGGTGGAGCTCATGTCCTGCAAGAACGGTTGCATCGGCGGCCCGGCCCTGGGGTCGGCCCGTTCCTTGGAGGTACGCCGGCAACGGGTCATTCATTGGTACGAGCAGGAAAGGAAAACACCAGCGCCCATGGCGGCTTTAGACGAAATCCCCAGGCGCCACTACCGGGTAAGGCCAGAGGCCCAGCTGCCCACCCCCTCCGAGGAGGAGATCCGTAAGATCCTGGCCCAAATCGGCAAGTTCAGCCCCGAAGATGAGCTCAACTGTGGGGCCTGCGGTTACGATACTTGCCGGGAGAAGGCCATTGCGGTCTACCGGAAGGCCGCAGAAATCGAAATGTGCATCCCCTATATGCGCAAGCGGGCCGAATCTTTGGCCAATGTGATTATGGAATCCATTCCCAATGGGATTGTGGTCTGTGACCGGGATTTGAACATTGTCTCCTTGAATCCCGCAGCAGAGAAGATGTTTCTCTGCAAGCTAGACCAAGTAAAGGGCAAGAAGCTGGGATACCTACTGGATCCCAAACATTTTCGGCAGGCCCTGTCCACCGAGGAACTGACCATTGTGGAGGTGGCCTACCCGAATTACAACTTAACAACAAAGCAATACATCCTCTATGTAAAACAAGAGGGCATCGTCATTGGCATTTTCGTGGATATCACCCAGGAGCAAAGGCAACAGGCTAAGTTGACCTCCCTGCGACAGGAAACCTTACTCAAGGCCCAGGAGGTCATCGACCGGCAGATGCGGGTCGCCCAAGAGATCGCCGGCCTTTTAGGGGAGACCACCGCCGAGACCAAGGTGCTGCTTACCCGATTGACCAACTTCATCAGGGAAGAGGGTAACGGTCATGGGTGATTTTTACGTGGAAATTGGTATCAGCTGCCTGCCTAAGTACACGGAAGAGCTGTGTGGCGACACCGTCCGCACCACCGCCACCGAAGCTTCGGTGGTAGGGGTGGTCTCCGACGGGTTAGGCAGTGGGGTGAAGGCCAGTATCCTCTCCACCCTCACCACCAGCATCGCAGCCCGCATGTTTACTTCCGGGGTTTCCCTGGAGGACATGATGGAAACCATCGGGGCCACCTTGCCCCTTTGCAGGGAGCGAAAGATCGCTTATGCGACCCTCACGGCCCTGGAGATCCGCCGGACCGGACAGGCCTATTTAGCCGAATTCGATGCTCCCGAGGCATTGCTCCTCCGGGGGGGACAGCCGGTGGTCTTAGAACGCACCCCCCGGCGGGTGCGGGGAGGCACTTGGACGGTGAACGAAGCCCACTTCTGGATGCAAGAGGATGATTACCTGGTCTGTGTCACCGATGGGGTGATCCACGCAGGGATCGGTGCCAAGCTGGCCCTGGGACTGGGGGAAACGGGACTGCGGAATTATCTTGAGCAGGAACTTACCCCCCAGATGGAAGCCCAGACCGTAGCGGACCGGATCCTGGATTACGTCCACTTCCTGTATGATGGCCGGCCGGGGGACGATGCCACGGCCCTGGTGCTCAGGACCCGCAAGCCCCGGCGGTTGATGGTACTGGTGGGCCCCCCTAAGGATCCCGCCCTGGATCCGGTACTGGCGCGGAAACTGGCGGCCTTTCCCGGAAAGAAAGTAATCTGCGGAGGCACCACCGCTACGCTTGTGGCCAGGGAGTTGGAAAGGCCCCTGACCATTGATCTGGAGCAATTTCCCGTGGATCATCCACCCAGCGGCCAGATCCCGGGAATCGACCTGGTGACCGAGGGAATCATTACCCTCTGTACCACCGCCGAGATGCTCACAGACCAGAGGGATAGATACCAAGAAAACTCACCTGCGGGGCAGTTGAGTCAACTGCTTTTGGAAAGCGACTACATCGACTTTCATGTCGGCGGGGCCATCAATCCGGCCCACCAAAACCCGGATTTGCCCTTTGACCTGGCGCTGAAACAGCAGGTGGTAAATAAAATCGCCGCGGCCTTGAAAGAAAAAGGCAAGCGGGTGCAACTGCAGTTTTACTAAATAAAGGAGTGAATCGTTCGTGGCAGCCAAACAAACCACTTCGGAGGAAATCCGCAGTTTTGCCAAGGTGAACGCGATCATTGAAGCCCACGGCAAAAGACCTGAAGCCTTGATCGCCATCCTCCAGGAGATCCAGGAGGAATACAGATACTTGCCCGAAGAGGTTCTCGCCTATGTGGCAACGGCGCTGAACATCTCACCGGCAAAGGTGTACGGTGTGACCACCTTCTACGCCCAGTTTTCCACCGTGCCCAAGGGAAAATACGTCATCCAGGTGTGTGATGGTACCGCCTGTCACGTGCGGGGGTCCAATCCGCTGATCGAGACCATCCAAAAGACCCTGGGGATTTCCGAAGAGAAACCCACCAGTGATGACCTGCTCTTTACCCTGGAGACGGTTTCGTGTCTTGGCGCCTGTGGTCTGGCCCCGGTGATGCTCATCAACGACAAGGTCTTTGGAGAGATGACACCGGAGAAAACCAAGGAGTTGCTGGAGAAATTGAAGAGTGGGGAGGTAACCCTTGATGATTAAATCTGTCGCGGATCTGCGCAAGATTAAAGAACAGTTTATCAATACCACCAAACGGGAACGGAAGCGCATCTCCGTCTGCGCAGGTACCGGTTGTGTGGTCAACGGATCTTTGAAGGTCATCAAGGCCTTCGAAGAGGAAATCAAGAAGCACGGCCTTTTGGTGGACCTGGAAATGCTCACCGAAGGCTCCGAAGGTGTACGGGTCTCCAAGACCGGTTGTCACGGATTCTGTCAGATGGGGCCCTTGGTATACATCAACCCTGGGGATATGTTGCTGGTGAAGGTAGCCCCCGAGGATGTGCCGGCTATCGTCCAGTCCTGCATCATTGAAGACGGGCTGCCCCCGGAGAAGAACCAGTATCACCACCCCCAGACCAACCAAACCTATATCAAAGGTGAGGAGATCCCCTTCTACAGCCAGCAGAACAGGCAAGTGCTAGCCAACTGCGGCCACGTGGATCCCACCAACCTGGAAGAATATGTGGCCAATGATGGGTACTTCGCCCTGGCCAAGGTCATTACCGAATACACCCCGGAAGAGGTTTGCCAGGTGGTAATCGATTCGGGACTGCGGGGCAGGGGAGGCGGCGGTTTCCCCACGGGGCGAAAGTGGCTGTTTACCCGGCAGGCCCAGGGCGATAAAAAATACGTTGTCTGTAACGGAGACGAAGGGGACCCCGGCGCTTTCATGGACCGGTCGGTCATGGAAGGTGACCCCCACAAGTTAATCGAAGGCATGATCATCGCCGCCTATGCCGTAGGCGCCGACGAGGGATATATCTACGTCCGGGCCGAGTATCCCTTGGCCATCCAAAGGTTGCAGCAAGCCATCGCGGATGCGGAAGAACACGGTCTTTTAGGCGACAATATTCTCAACAGCGACTTTTCCTTCCGCTTGCATATCAGCAAAGGCGCCGGCGCCTTCGTGTGCGGTGAGGAGACGGCCCTGTTGGCCTCCATCGAAGGCGGTCGGGGAATGCCACGGCCCAAACCTCCCTATCCTGCCACCAGTGGATTGTTTGGCAAGCCCACGGTGATCAACAACGTGGAGACCTTTGCCAACGTGCCCTTGATCCTGTTAAAAGGCGCCGAAGCCTTCCGGGCGGTGGGGACGAAGACGAGCCCTGGCACCAAGACCTTCGCCATTACCGGTGAAGTGGCCAACACGGGACTGATCGAAGTGCCCATGGGCACTAAGCTCGGCGACATCGTCTACAAGATCGGTGGCGGCCTGCGGTCCGGCAAGGACTTCAAGGCGGTCCAGATCGGTGGTCCTTCGGGTGGATGCCTCACCAAAGAGCATCTGGACGTACCCTTGGACTTTGACTCCTTGAAGGAATATGGTGCCATGGTTGGTTCCGGCGGACTGGTCATCATGGACGAAGGCACCTGTATGGTGGAAGTAGCACGCTTCTTCATGAAGTTCGCCCAAAACGAATCCTGTGGTAAGTGTGTTTTGTGTCGCGAAGGTACCAAGCGGATGCTGGAGATCCTGGATAAAATCGTTGCGGGCCAGGGTGAACTGGCGGACCTCGATCTTTTGGTGGAAATTGGGGAAGCGGTGAAGGACGGATCCCTATGCGGCCTGGGTAAGACAGCGCCCAACCCGGTACTCACCACCCTCCAGTACTTCAGGGACGAATATCTGGCCCACGTTGTGGACAAACGGTGTCCCGCTGGAGTCTGTCAGTCCCTGAAACGGTTTGTCATTGATCCGGAGAAATGCCGCGGTTGCAGCAAGTGTGCCCGGATTTGTCCTGCCAATTGTATCAGTGGCAAGGTCAAGGAACCCTTCGTCATTGATCAAGAGGCCTGCCTGAAGTGCGGCAGCTGTGTAGCGGCTTGTCCCTTCGGCGCAATTGAGGAGGTGGCTTAAGTGGGTAAACTGACCCTGAATAACCGAGAAATAACCTTTACCGATGAGAAGAACCTGTTGGAGGTTATCCGGAACGCAGGCATCGACCTGCCGACCTTTTGCTATCATTCCGATTTGAGTGTCTACGGCGGATGCCGCATGTGTGTAGTGGAAATCGGCGGAATGGGCGTGGTGGCTTCCTGCTCCACACCGCCTAGCGACGGTATGGTGGTACGCACCCACACCGCAAGACTCCAAAAGATCCGCAAACTGGCTTTGGAGCTGATCTTGGCCAACCACGATCGGGAATGCACCACCTGTAAGAAGAGCGGCGATTGCCACCTGCAGGATCTCTCCCACCGGCTCGGGGTAGATGAGATCCGCTTCGGACACCGGGACAAACACCTGCCCATCGACGCCAGCAGCCCCAGTGTAGTGCGGGATCCCAACAAGTGCATCCTGTGCGGCGACTGTGTGCGCATGTGCGAAGAGATCCAGGGCATCGGCGTCCTCGGCTTTGCCAACCGCGGTTCCGATGTGGTGGTCACCCCCGCCTTCGGCAAGAACATGGCGGAAGTGGACTGTGTCAGTTGCGGCCAGTGCGCGGCGGTGTGCCCCACGGCGGCCCTGACCATCAAACATGAATATGACAAGGTCTTTGAACAGATCAATGCGGGCAAAACCGTAATTGCCCAGATCGCCCCCGCGGTACGGGTGGCCATCGGCGAAGCCTTTGGGCTGCCCTCGGGGGAGAACAACATCGGCAAACTGGTGGCGGCCTTGAAATACCTGGGCTTCAGCAAGGTCTTCGACACCAGCGTCACCGCAGACCTGACGGTGCTAGAGGAGACCGAGGAATTTTTGGAGCGGGTCACCACCGGCAGCAACAACTTGCCCCTGTTTACCTCCTGCTGCCCGGCCTGGGTGAAGTTTGCGGAGCAGTACTATCCGAACCTGTTGCCGCACCTATCTTCCTGCCGGTCGCCCCAGCAGATGTTCGGTTCGGTAGTGAAGCGGTATTACTCCGAGAAACTGGGCGTAAAGCCAGAGGACATTTTCCTGGTATCCATCATGCCCTGTACCGCCAAGAAGTTCGAGGCCAAGCGGCCTGAGTTCACCACCAACGGCGTGGCCGATGTGGACCTGGTGCTCACCACCCAGGAAGTGGTGGCCATGTTGAAAAACGCAGGCATCGACTTCCCATCCCTGGATGTGGAGCCCTTTGACAGCCCCTTCGGCTTTGCCACCGGAGCGGGAATCATCTTTGGTGTCAGCGGTGGCGTCAGCGAAGCAGTGCTCCGCTATGCCGCAGAAAAACTGGGGGCCAACATCAACAACGGTGAGGTAGAGGTGGTAAAGCACATCAGTCCCGAGGGCATCACCGTCTTGACGGCCCAGCTAGGCGATCAAACCCTGAAACTGGGGGTGGTCAGCGGCTTGGCCAATGCCCGGGAACTAGTTGATAAACTAGATGAACTGGATCTGGACATCATCGAAGTGATGGCTTGCCCCGGCGGTTGTGTCAACGGTGCCGGCCAACCCCAAAGCTTTAACGGTGACCGGCGTAAGCAGCGGACCAAGGGCTTGGTAAATGCCGAAAAGATGACCCAACTGCGCAAGTCCCAGCAGAACCCCAGCTTGATGAACTTGTACAACGAGTGGCTGGAGAAGCCCGGCAGCACAGTGGCCCATCAGGCTCTGCACACCGAATACAAGCCCCGGCGGCGCTTAGCAGGGCTGGGAATCACCCTGGAGGAAGGGGCCCAGACCGATGTGGAAGTCTGTATCGGAACCTGCTGCTACCTGCGGGGTTCCTACGACATCCTGCAGCAGATCTCCAAGGAGATCCAGACGGCTGGGTGTGAAGAAAAGGTTAACTTGAAGGGCACCTTCTGCTTTGAACAATGCAGCGGTGGCCCGATGGTAAGAATCAACGATACCCTGATTGGCAACGTCACCCCGGAGAAGGTACCGGAGCTAATCAAGCAGATTGTGGAACTAACGACAGAAAAACAGTAAGGGAGGTCGACCCCGATCGCTCAGCTCGTTTCCATACCGAAGCCAACTTTAGAGAGACTGCCCCGGTACCTGCGCGTGCTGTACCGAGAGAAGGAAAGGGGCACCGCCTTCATCTCCTCGGGGGCATTGGGACATGAAACCGGGGTCGACGAATTCCAAGTACGCAAAGATCTGCAGTATGTGAAGATCAGTGGCCGCCCGGGGAAAGGCTACTTCATCGATGACCTCATCTACAGCATCGAAGAATTGTTGGGACTGAACAAGGTAAATGAGGCGATCGTCATTGGTGCCGGTCGCCTCGGGCAGGCCATCAGCCTTTATCCGGGATTTGACCGTTATGGTCTGCGCATCGTCGCCCTTTTTGACAACGATCCCTTCAAGATCGGACAAAAGGTAGGGAACAAGCCCATCCTCAATGTGGCGAAGATGCCGGAATTAATTAGAAGGATGGCCATCCCAATGGCGGTGATTACCGTACCTGCCGAACACGCACAGGCCGTGGCCGACCAAGCCATCCTAGGCGGGGTGCGAGCCCTTTGGAACTTCGCACCGGTGGTCTTGGAAGTGCCACCTGGCGTCCATGTGCGTAACGAGGATCTTGCCGTTGGGTTGGCATCTTTATCCCATCACTTGGCCAAGGCCACGAAGCGAAGAATCTAAGACGACCCCCGCACACTGTGGATCCTGGCCCTTCTTCGGACACGTCAAGGTTACAGATCCCTGCCATAGGCTCAAAAGGCCATACCCACACCGCAAGGATCTGTAACCTCAGCCCCCCTTAACGTGAAAATACTTGATTTCCTTCGTTTCGGATATCCACTGCCCACAACCCGGAAGACAAAGCACAGACCATTCACTAGACCACAGGATACCTCCCAGGAACTTATCCCCAAGATCGCCGGGTGTATCCAATCGGTCCGCCCCGTGGTACAATACACCTAAAGCCAATACTGCTTTGGCCTGGCGACATGCCGCAGGACACCAAAGGGTGATGCGGTTCATCGTCGTAAACTCTTTGGGAGTTTTTGTAGTATAATCATCTGGGAGTTGATTATCTGTGAGTGATAAACTCATTCGAGCTATGATCGCCAACAAGCAAGCGAGGATCTTGGTGGCAAGAACCACGGAGACAGTGGAAACGGGAAGAACCATCCACGGCACCTATCCCACTGCCACCGCGGCCTTCGGTCGCTCTCTTACGGCGGCGGCTTTGCTGGGAGCCATGTGCAAAGCCGATGAACGGGTGCTTTTGCAGATTATCGGCGACGGGCCCTTGGGCCGGATCGTGGCCGAAAGTAGTCCCAGCTTGGAAGTGAGGGGCTTTGTCACCAATCCCCACGTCCATCTGCCCTTGAACCCCCAGGGGAAACTGGCGGTGGGACAAGCGGTGGGGAAGGGGCACCTGTACGTCATCCGCCAGACGGGGCTAAAGACCCCCTACCAAGGTGGTGTGACCTTGGTGAGTGGTGAGATCGCGGACGACTTGGCCTACTACTTTGCCCGTTCAGAACAGATTCCTTCCGTTGTCTCCCTGGGGGTCTTGGTGAACCCCGACAATTCCGTCCGGGCTGCGGGGGGCTTGATTCTCCAAGTACTGCCCGGAGCGGAGGAGTGGGTTATCGATCAACTGGAAAAGCGGGCCCAACAACTACCTCCCATCAGCCGCCTCATCGAAAACGGAAAGACCCCAGAAGCCATCATTCATCTGTTGGCGGCGGATCTAGAACCGGAGATCATCAGTGAGGAGCCGGTAGCCTACAAGTGCAATTGCTCACGGGAACGATTCGCCACCGCCCTACAGGTCGTTCAGGAAGAGGAACTGCGGCAAATGATCACCGAAGATCAGGGGGCGGAGCTGGTGTGCCATTTCTGCGGCAATAGGTATCAGCTTACGGCCCAAGAGCTAGAGGACATCCTGGCGGCCAGAGGGAAAGAAAATCCGTCGACACCTTGAAATGGGGCAGGGATCATCCTGCCCCTTCCAGAATCTATACTAAGGTTGAAAAGTGTTTCTTCGGGCATTGTAAAGGTTGTTAACAAAGTCCCGGAAAACAACGATCAATTTCAATGAAGGGGTGGACAGGATCTATGGAGCGACTGCGCATCGGAATTGTGGGTGTATCGGGCCGCGGAACAATGGCACGTCTATGGCACAATGAAAACCAGAAACGTTCCGTAGTGGTGGCGGGAATGGACCCATCACCGGAGTTTTTGGAGCAGTTTAAAGCGACGGTAAACCCCGATGCCTTCACCACCACAGACTTCTATGAATTATTGGAACAGGACATCGATGCAGTGGCCATTTTCTCCCCGGACAATTTCCACGAAGAGCAGGCCATCGCCGCGCTCAAGGCCGGCAAACACGTTTTCTGCGAAAAACCCATGGCCATTACCACCGAAGGCTGCGACCGGATGTTGCAGGCCTGGAAGGAGTCGGGCAAGCACTTGATGATCGGACATAACATGCGGTACATGCGCTTTGTCCGGACCATGAAAGAGATCATTGATGCAGGAGTCATCGGTGAACTGAAGATGGTCTGGTGCCGGCATTTCATCGGCTATGGTGCCCGTTTCTACTTCCATGACTGGCATGGCACTAGGGAAAATGTGACCAGTCTCCTGCTCCAAAAGGGGGCCCACGACATCGACGTCATCCACTGGCTAGCTGGCGGTTTCACATCTTCGGTGGTGGGTACCGGTGGCTTGGACTACTACGGTGGCGACAAAGACAACGATCTCCGTTGTCCCACCTGTCCGGAGAATAAGACCTGTACCGAAGTGCAATCCCGTGCGGAGCCGGCCCGTCGACAAATGTGTGTCTTTAGGAAAGAAATCGATGTGGAAGATACCAACATGATCCTCATGAACCTGGACAACGGCGTGCGAGCTTGCTACCTGCAGTGCCATTTCGCCCCGGACATCTGGCGGAACTATACCTTTATCGGAACCGAAGGACGTTTGGAAAACGTCAATGGGGAGAGCAAGATCACGGTGTTGACCCGGCGTTCCAACACCTGGCGGGAATACGCTCACCGTACCTATGATGTGAAACCTCCCACCGAGGGAGGCCACGGCGGTGCCGATCCCTTGATCGCGGAAGACTTCCTGGATCTAGTCTTTACAGGGAAGAGTGAGATTGCCGATCCCATCGCCGCCCGGATGGCCGTGGCCACAGGGGTAGCCGGTGCAGAGTCCATCCGGAACAACAGCAAATTAGTCACCATCGATAAACCCCAGCTGTAGAGGGTTGCTCCAAGGAAAGGTGTTCCAACTTTAGGAACACCTTTCCTTGAGTAGATGTTGGCGGTCCCGGAATCCGATTGGATTCTATACATCATCAAAGTAGAGGAGTACTAAAGGTCATGCCTTTCGTCTTCAATGAGATTCCGGTGAAACAGTTACTCTTTGCGGTGACTGGGGCGCTGGATATCGCCGATGAATACTTCCGCATGCACGCGATCCGGGTTTTGTTTGCCAGTCTGCGGATCGGCGAAGAACTGAACCTGGACAACACAACACTGAAGAGGCTGTTTATGGCGGCGATCCTGCACGATGTGGGAGTGCTAAGCGACCAGGAGCGGGCAGAGCTGATGGCCTTGGAAGTCCCCCAGGACAAAGTGGAGCTCCACAGCCGGCGGGGAAAGGAATTGCTCCAGAGCCTGCCGGAATTCGAAAACCTAGCCTCGATTGTGGGATACCATCATCATCCTGTTTTCGCCATGCCAGAGACAGAAGAAGCTTTCCTGGCCAACATCATCCATCTGGCGGATCGGATCGTGGTGGCGGCCGGGGACGGCCTGCTGGAACCGGGCCAGGTGGAGGAAAGCCTCGGATGGGTCCGGGAAAACGCTGGCATCCAATTCGATCCCCGGATCGTAGCGGCCTTTGATCGCCTCACGGACTTGCCGTCCTTCTGGCTAGATCTCACCACCGATTACGTCTGGGAGCGAGCCATGGATTATTCCTATCTCATTGCGGACAAGTTCGTCGATCCCTTTGTCCTGGGTCGGCTTTTCGCCAAAATGATCGACCTGCGCTCTCCCTTTACCAGCCGTCATTCCTTCCTGGTGGCGAGTACAGCCAGACGTCTCGGCCAAGAATTCGGTTTGTC
The genomic region above belongs to Bacillota bacterium and contains:
- a CDS encoding 2Fe-2S iron-sulfur cluster binding domain-containing protein, encoding MGKLTLNNREITFTDEKNLLEVIRNAGIDLPTFCYHSDLSVYGGCRMCVVEIGGMGVVASCSTPPSDGMVVRTHTARLQKIRKLALELILANHDRECTTCKKSGDCHLQDLSHRLGVDEIRFGHRDKHLPIDASSPSVVRDPNKCILCGDCVRMCEEIQGIGVLGFANRGSDVVVTPAFGKNMAEVDCVSCGQCAAVCPTAALTIKHEYDKVFEQINAGKTVIAQIAPAVRVAIGEAFGLPSGENNIGKLVAALKYLGFSKVFDTSVTADLTVLEETEEFLERVTTGSNNLPLFTSCCPAWVKFAEQYYPNLLPHLSSCRSPQQMFGSVVKRYYSEKLGVKPEDIFLVSIMPCTAKKFEAKRPEFTTNGVADVDLVLTTQEVVAMLKNAGIDFPSLDVEPFDSPFGFATGAGIIFGVSGGVSEAVLRYAAEKLGANINNGEVEVVKHISPEGITVLTAQLGDQTLKLGVVSGLANARELVDKLDELDLDIIEVMACPGGCVNGAGQPQSFNGDRRKQRTKGLVNAEKMTQLRKSQQNPSLMNLYNEWLEKPGSTVAHQALHTEYKPRRRLAGLGITLEEGAQTDVEVCIGTCCYLRGSYDILQQISKEIQTAGCEEKVNLKGTFCFEQCSGGPMVRINDTLIGNVTPEKVPELIKQIVELTTEKQ
- the hslO gene encoding Hsp33 family molecular chaperone HslO translates to MSDKLIRAMIANKQARILVARTTETVETGRTIHGTYPTATAAFGRSLTAAALLGAMCKADERVLLQIIGDGPLGRIVAESSPSLEVRGFVTNPHVHLPLNPQGKLAVGQAVGKGHLYVIRQTGLKTPYQGGVTLVSGEIADDLAYYFARSEQIPSVVSLGVLVNPDNSVRAAGGLILQVLPGAEEWVIDQLEKRAQQLPPISRLIENGKTPEAIIHLLAADLEPEIISEEPVAYKCNCSRERFATALQVVQEEELRQMITEDQGAELVCHFCGNRYQLTAQELEDILAARGKENPSTP
- a CDS encoding redox-sensing transcriptional repressor Rex — translated: MAQLVSIPKPTLERLPRYLRVLYREKERGTAFISSGALGHETGVDEFQVRKDLQYVKISGRPGKGYFIDDLIYSIEELLGLNKVNEAIVIGAGRLGQAISLYPGFDRYGLRIVALFDNDPFKIGQKVGNKPILNVAKMPELIRRMAIPMAVITVPAEHAQAVADQAILGGVRALWNFAPVVLEVPPGVHVRNEDLAVGLASLSHHLAKATKRRI
- a CDS encoding HD domain-containing protein, which gives rise to MPFVFNEIPVKQLLFAVTGALDIADEYFRMHAIRVLFASLRIGEELNLDNTTLKRLFMAAILHDVGVLSDQERAELMALEVPQDKVELHSRRGKELLQSLPEFENLASIVGYHHHPVFAMPETEEAFLANIIHLADRIVVAAGDGLLEPGQVEESLGWVRENAGIQFDPRIVAAFDRLTDLPSFWLDLTTDYVWERAMDYSYLIADKFVDPFVLGRLFAKMIDLRSPFTSRHSFLVASTARRLGQEFGLSQRECNMLELAGLLHDLGKLAVPNSILEKEGKLTYEERNHVTVHPYFTYQLLNGIPGLEMVKEWAAFHHERMDGRGYPFQIPGENLSLGSRVLAVADVYAALSEKRPYKDPLPQEEVIAILRENAAGGGLDPHVVETVAKLPVHVDSA
- a CDS encoding Gfo/Idh/MocA family oxidoreductase, translated to MERLRIGIVGVSGRGTMARLWHNENQKRSVVVAGMDPSPEFLEQFKATVNPDAFTTTDFYELLEQDIDAVAIFSPDNFHEEQAIAALKAGKHVFCEKPMAITTEGCDRMLQAWKESGKHLMIGHNMRYMRFVRTMKEIIDAGVIGELKMVWCRHFIGYGARFYFHDWHGTRENVTSLLLQKGAHDIDVIHWLAGGFTSSVVGTGGLDYYGGDKDNDLRCPTCPENKTCTEVQSRAEPARRQMCVFRKEIDVEDTNMILMNLDNGVRACYLQCHFAPDIWRNYTFIGTEGRLENVNGESKITVLTRRSNTWREYAHRTYDVKPPTEGGHGGADPLIAEDFLDLVFTGKSEIADPIAARMAVATGVAGAESIRNNSKLVTIDKPQL